In Spiroplasma floricola 23-6, the DNA window AGATTCATTATTAGGTGGTTTTAAAGAAATAGAACAAACTAAAAGTGAAATGACTGAAATAGATGTGTTATTAATTGATGATATTCAATTTTTGGCAAACAGCGGTAAAACAAATGAAATTTTCTTTAATATATTTAATACTTTCATAGAAGAAGGAAAACAAATAGTAATTTCCTCAGATAAATTCCCTGAACTTTTAAATGGTTTTGATAAAAGACTTGTTTCAAGATTTAATCAGGGTTTAAGTGTAAAAATTGAAACTCCAGATTTAGATACTGCATTAAAAATAATTGAATATAAAATGCAAGTAGCAAATTTAAAACTTGGAGAAGATTCAAAAAAGTATATCGCATCTCATTTTGGATCAGATGTTAGGAAAATCGAAGGAATTATTAATAAAATTGAGTTTAAATTAATTCAAGAAAAGGAAACTATTAATGAAATTATTGAATTAGATACAATTCAAAAGTTACTTGAAGATTATTCATATGCTCCTGGAGGAGAAATAACTGTACAAAAGATTAAAAATGTTGTTGCTCAAAACTATGGTGTTAATGTTAAATCAATTGATGCTAAAAATAAAGTATCAAGTGTTGTTCTTGCAAGACATGTTTCAATGTATTTAACAAATGAATTAATGAAAAAAAACTACTCAGAAGTTGGTATTTTATTTGGTGGTAAAGACCATACAACTGTAATTAATGCATGTAATAAAATTAAAAAGATAGTTGCTGAAGATAAAATTTTTAAAGCTACTATAAATAAAATTAAAAAGGAAATAACTTCTTAATTTTATTAAGAGTTAATAAGTGATAAGATTAATTTATATTTCTCTTTATTTGTTTAGCTTATTTAAAGTTATCCACAATTTAAGAGCATAATAATAATATAAATAATTATTAATAAATATGGAGGTATTTAAATGTTTTTTAGTATAAATAGATTAGTGTTTATAGAAGAAATCAATAAATGTAATAGAATTATTGATGCAAAAACACCAACACCTAGTTTATCTGGAATTTTATTAGAAGTTGAAGCTGACAAAGTATCGTTAATATCTTCTAATACTTCTATGTCTATTAAAACAATTATAGATATAGGAACTAGTGATTTATTAATTAAAGAAACTGGTTCAATTTTAATAAGAGGAAAATACTTTATTGAAATTTTAAGAAGAATGGATGATGAAACTATTAATATTTCAAGTGTTGAAGATAATCTTGTTTTTTTATCAGGAGAAAAATCAGAATTCTCACTTAATATTTTAAATTATACTGATTATCCTTTAATTGCTTTTAGAGAAAAAGGAAACACTGTAGTTGTTAATAATATGGATCTTAAAAAGAGTCTTAATCAAACAATCATCTCGGTTAATGAATGAAATCAGAAAATAGTATTAGCTGGATTAAATTTTTCATTAGATGATTCAATGTTTTATATTACAGGAACAGATGGTTTTAGAGTTTCAAGAAAAAGAACTAATATATTAGATAAAATTCCTGAAAAATTTGAAACAAATATTCCTCACAAAAGTATTTTAGAAATTATTAAGTTACTTCCTGAAAAAGGTGAATGTAAAATTGTTTCAACAGAAAGTCATGTTACTTTTATAATTAATAATACAATCTTTCAAACTATAATATTAGAAGGACAATTTCCAAATGTGAATGCAGTGTTTCCAACTGATTTTAATACAACATTATATATGGAAAATAAGAAATTCTTTAAATTAATCTCTAGAGCAGATATTCCAAGTGAAGATAATGCTTCAACAGTTGTAAATTTAATTTTAAACAATGATAGTATTTTTATTAAATCTAATATTCATCAAATAGGAAGTTTTGAAGAAGTTTTTAAAGACTTTGAATTAAAGGGATTGGATGAACAAAATATTTGTTTTAACTCGAAATATTTAATTGACTCTTTAAAAACTTTTGAAACAAAAAATATAGAAATTAATTTAATTGATTCTAAAAAGCCAATAGTAATTTCTTCATCAGAAGATATTAACCTAAGTCAAATAATATTACCTATGTTTTCAAATTAACTCATAACTAGACTACATTTTTGACTGACTTAAATGATATAATTAAGTTTGTGAGAGGTATTTTATTATGGAAAATAATAAGTATGGAGCTGGCCAAATTCAAGTTCTTGAAGGGCTGGAAGCTGTTAGAAAAAGACCTGGTATGTATATTGGAAATACAAATAAAGCAGGTCTTCATCATATGATTTGAGAAGTATTAGATAACTCTGTTGATGAAGCATTAGCAGGTTTTTGTAATGAAATATCTATTTTTATAACTGAAGATAATGAAATTATAATTCAAGATAATGGTAGAGGTATTCCAGTTGATATACATCCTAAAACTGGAAAAACAACTTTAGAAACAATTTTTAATGTTTTACATGCTGGTGGTAAATTTGATGAGTCTACTTATAAAGTTTCAGGTGGACTGCATGGAGTTGGAGCATCAGTAGTTAATGCACTTTCTTTGTATGTTGAAGCAATGATTTTGAGAGATGGAAAAATTTATTATCAAAAATTTTCAGAAGGTGGAACTAAAGCAACTGAAATTGAAGTGATAGGAATTTCGGACTCAAATGGTTCAATTATTAAATTTAAACCAGATCCAGAAATTTTTAAAGAAACTACAGAATTTGATTTTAAAGTAGTTCAAGGAAAAATTAGACAATTAGCTTTTTTAAATAAAAAACTTAAATTAAATTTATATGATCAAAGAACAGATAAATATATAAGCTATATTTTTGAAGATGGAATTAAAGATTATATAAAAGAAATTAATAGTGGAAAAGAAAAAGTACATGATGAAATTTTTTATGTGTCTAGTAGTTCAAATGACATTGAAGTTGAAGTATCAATTCAATATAATGAAACATACGATGAAAATGTATTTTCATTTTGTAATAATATTTTTACATCTGAAGGTGGTTCACATGAGGAAGGATTTAAAAGTTCACTTATAAAATCAATTAACTCATATGTAAATGACTCAAAAAGTTTTAAAGGTAATAAATTTACTTGAGATGATTTAAAAGAAGGAATTGTTTCTGTTATTTCTATAAAACACAGAGATCCATTATATGAAGGACAAACAAAAGCTAAACTTTCTAATAATGATGCTAAAGATGCAGTCTCAGATGTTTTAAATGAAGCATTTAAAGAATTTTTATTAAAAAATCCTAATGATGCCAAAAAAATAATAGAAAAAGTTTTAATTTCTCAAAAAGCAAGAAAAGCAGCACAAAGAGCTAGAGAAGATACAAGAAGAAAATCTGCAATCGATAATTTTTCACTTCCAGGAAAATTAGCTGATTGTGAATCTAAAGACATAGAAGAATGTGAACTATATTTGGTTGAGGGAGATTCAGCTGGTGGAAGTGCAAAAACAGGTAGAAATAGAAAAACTCAAGCTATACTTTCTCTAAGAGGAAAAGTTTTAAACGTAGAAAAAGTAAAACAATCAAAAGTATTTGATAATAATGAAATTCAATCAATTATAGCAGCAGTTGGTATTGGTGTTAAAAAAGATATTAATCTTAAAAAACTAAGATATGGAAAAATAATAATTATGACTGATGCAGATGTAGATGGAGCTCATATTAGAGTTTTACTATTAACATTCTTTTATAGATATATGAAAGAATTAATTTTAAATGGAAATGTATATATTGCTCAACCTCCTCTTTATAAAATTGATGCTGGAAAAAATAATATGGATTATGCATATAACGATATGGAATTAGAACAACTAAAAGTAGAAAAATATAAAGATTTAAAATATACAATTCAAAGATATAAAGGACTTGGAGAAATGGATCCAATTCAATTGTGAGAAACAACAATGGATCCAAATAGAAGAACAATGATACAAATTAAAGTAGAAGATGCTTTTCTTGCAAATGAAGTTTTCTCAAGTTTAATGGGAGAAAATGTTGATTTAAGAAAACAATTTATTACT includes these proteins:
- the dnaA gene encoding chromosomal replication initiator protein DnaA, producing the protein MTNTILWKEIKKWLISSDLIEPNVYEEYVKNASIEDLSDNQKAIVVNKDLSKYYLENIGNELKQKISSILEKDTTIVFLSKEEYKKEKKINEIITNKKKNNNGKEFIFDSFISGKSNSEAYNASKAVINNLGNKWNPLFIYGDSGLGKTHLLKAISNELSNINSDLIVKYYASNDFRREILDSLLGGFKEIEQTKSEMTEIDVLLIDDIQFLANSGKTNEIFFNIFNTFIEEGKQIVISSDKFPELLNGFDKRLVSRFNQGLSVKIETPDLDTALKIIEYKMQVANLKLGEDSKKYIASHFGSDVRKIEGIINKIEFKLIQEKETINEIIELDTIQKLLEDYSYAPGGEITVQKIKNVVAQNYGVNVKSIDAKNKVSSVVLARHVSMYLTNELMKKNYSEVGILFGGKDHTTVINACNKIKKIVAEDKIFKATINKIKKEITS
- the dnaN gene encoding DNA polymerase III subunit beta, translating into MFFSINRLVFIEEINKCNRIIDAKTPTPSLSGILLEVEADKVSLISSNTSMSIKTIIDIGTSDLLIKETGSILIRGKYFIEILRRMDDETINISSVEDNLVFLSGEKSEFSLNILNYTDYPLIAFREKGNTVVVNNMDLKKSLNQTIISVNEWNQKIVLAGLNFSLDDSMFYITGTDGFRVSRKRTNILDKIPEKFETNIPHKSILEIIKLLPEKGECKIVSTESHVTFIINNTIFQTIILEGQFPNVNAVFPTDFNTTLYMENKKFFKLISRADIPSEDNASTVVNLILNNDSIFIKSNIHQIGSFEEVFKDFELKGLDEQNICFNSKYLIDSLKTFETKNIEINLIDSKKPIVISSSEDINLSQIILPMFSN
- the gyrB gene encoding DNA topoisomerase (ATP-hydrolyzing) subunit B; translated protein: MENNKYGAGQIQVLEGLEAVRKRPGMYIGNTNKAGLHHMIWEVLDNSVDEALAGFCNEISIFITEDNEIIIQDNGRGIPVDIHPKTGKTTLETIFNVLHAGGKFDESTYKVSGGLHGVGASVVNALSLYVEAMILRDGKIYYQKFSEGGTKATEIEVIGISDSNGSIIKFKPDPEIFKETTEFDFKVVQGKIRQLAFLNKKLKLNLYDQRTDKYISYIFEDGIKDYIKEINSGKEKVHDEIFYVSSSSNDIEVEVSIQYNETYDENVFSFCNNIFTSEGGSHEEGFKSSLIKSINSYVNDSKSFKGNKFTWDDLKEGIVSVISIKHRDPLYEGQTKAKLSNNDAKDAVSDVLNEAFKEFLLKNPNDAKKIIEKVLISQKARKAAQRAREDTRRKSAIDNFSLPGKLADCESKDIEECELYLVEGDSAGGSAKTGRNRKTQAILSLRGKVLNVEKVKQSKVFDNNEIQSIIAAVGIGVKKDINLKKLRYGKIIIMTDADVDGAHIRVLLLTFFYRYMKELILNGNVYIAQPPLYKIDAGKNNMDYAYNDMELEQLKVEKYKDLKYTIQRYKGLGEMDPIQLWETTMDPNRRTMIQIKVEDAFLANEVFSSLMGENVDLRKQFITENAQFVENIDI